The DNA window AACTCTAATCCATTGGTCATTTATGGTAGCTCAGGCTTAGGAAAAACGCATTTATTACACGCAATTGGTAATGAATTGGTTAGAAATAATCCTCATGCTCGGGTGGTCTATGTTTATGCGGAAGATTTTGTAAATAAATATATTACTTCCCTTCGCTCGGGTAAAATTGAGGAGTTTAAGAGGTTTTATCGTTCAGCTGATGCACTTTTAATTGATGATATTCAATTTTTTGGACGGAGTGAGGGAACGCAGGAAGAATTTTTCCATACCTTTAATCGTTTATTTGAAAATGGGCGTCAAATTGTTTTAGCCTCAGATCGTTACCCTAAAGAAATTGAGAAGCTAGAAGAGCGTTTAAAATCTCGTTTAGGTTGGGGATTAAATATCAGTATTAAATCTCCTAATTTAGAGACTCGGGTAGCGATTTTGATGAAAAAAGCGGAAGAACATAACTTCCATTTACCAGAAGATGTCGCTTTCTTTATTGGTAAACGTCTGAAAACTAATGTGCGAGAATTAGAAGGGGCGTTAAATAATGTGATTGCTTATGGTAATTTGACAGGGAAAGAGGTAACTATTGATTTTGTACGTGATGTCTTAAAAGATATGTTAGCATCACAGGATAAATTAGTGACTATTGAAAATATTCAAAAAACAGTTGCTGAGTATTATAAGATTCGAGTATCGGATTTGAAATCGAAAAGTCGAGCAAGATCTATTACTCGTCCACGTCAAATTGCAATGGCATTAGCAAAAGAATTAACTAACCGTAGTTTGCCTGAAATTGGTAAAGAGTTTGGCGATCGAGATCATACGACTGTGTTACATGCTTGTCGCACCATTGAGAGTTTATGTAAAGAAAATAATCAAATTCAAGAAGATTTTTCTAACTTAATTAGAACGTTATCACCTTAATTAAATTTGAGTAAAAAGGTATTTATATGCAATTTATTGTCGCTAGAGAAAACCTAGTAAAGCCACTACAACAAGTTTGTGGTGTATTAAGTTCTCGTCCAAATATTCCTGTATTAAATAACCTATTAGTTGAAGTAAAAGGTGAAAAGTTAAGCTTAACTGGAACTGATATGGAAGTAGAGCTTTCTACTCAAGTACAACTTGAATCAAGCTCAAGTGATGGTACTTTTACTATTCCAGCGAAAAAGTTTTTAGATATTTGTCGGACATTGCCCGATGATGCTCAAATCAAAGTTGATTATGATG is part of the Mergibacter septicus genome and encodes:
- the dnaA gene encoding chromosomal replication initiator protein DnaA, coding for MEQQHNVSLLWQDCLTYFQDKISDETIRIYLRALQVSLENNVLILYAANQFTINLLQGNYLYEIEETVRHFSGNNELTVQFKLGLKPQVTQPSVNSTVSTEQLAATQPKTKYHSNLLPQYVFENFVKGNSNKLALDIAQQAASKPGDKNSNPLVIYGSSGLGKTHLLHAIGNELVRNNPHARVVYVYAEDFVNKYITSLRSGKIEEFKRFYRSADALLIDDIQFFGRSEGTQEEFFHTFNRLFENGRQIVLASDRYPKEIEKLEERLKSRLGWGLNISIKSPNLETRVAILMKKAEEHNFHLPEDVAFFIGKRLKTNVRELEGALNNVIAYGNLTGKEVTIDFVRDVLKDMLASQDKLVTIENIQKTVAEYYKIRVSDLKSKSRARSITRPRQIAMALAKELTNRSLPEIGKEFGDRDHTTVLHACRTIESLCKENNQIQEDFSNLIRTLSP